The Microbacterium sp. zg-Y1090 sequence GCGGGAGCGCACGATGAACCGCATCCCTGTCGGGGATTCGACCGAGAACCCCGCGCCCCGACCCGGCACCACGTCGATGGTCAGGTGGGTGTACTTCCAGTACTCGAACTGCGCCTCGGAGATGAACACCTCGATCGGGTCGTCCCGTCCGACCTCGAGCGAGGCGAGGTGCACATCGCTCGGCCCGGTGAGGAACATCCCGACCGGAAAGCACATCGGCGCGCTGCCGTCGCAGCATCCGCCCGACTGATGGAACATCAGCGGCCCGTGCTGCGCCGTCAGGTCGCGCAGCAGGGCGGCCGCGGCATCCGTCACGGCCACCCTGCTGAACGTGGTCTCCATCTCAGAAGAAGCCCATCGGGCCTTCGGCGTAGGACACCAGCAGGTTCTTGGTCTGCTGGTAGTGGTCCAGCATCTTCAGGTGGTTCTCCCGCCCGATGCCCGACTGCTTGTACCCGCCGAATGCGGCGTGCGCCGGGTACTGGTGGTAGGTGTTGGTCCACACCCGGCCGGCCTCGATGGCCCGCCCCGCCCGGTAGGCGATGTCGCCCGTGCGGCTCCACACCCCGGCCCCCAGACCGTAGAGGGAGTCGTTGGCGATCGAGATGCCGTCGTCGAAGTCGTCGAAGCTCGTCACCGAGAGCACCGGCCCGAAGATCTCCTCCTGGAAGATGCGCATGTCGTTGCTGCCCTCGAACACGGTCGGCGCGACGTAGTAGCCGCCCGTGAGGTCGCCGCCGAGGTCGACGCGCTCCCCGCCGGTGAGCAGCTTCGCTCCGCCCTGCGTGCCGATGTCGATGTACGACAGGATCTTCTCGAGCTGGTCGTTCGAGGCCTGCGCGCCGATCATCGTCTCGGGGTCGAGGGGGTTCCCCTGCCGCACCTTCGCGACGCGCTCGAGGCCGTCAGCGAGGAACGAGTCGTAGATCGACCGCTGGATGAGCGCGCGTGACGGGCAGGTGCAGACCTCGCCCTGGTTCAGCGCGAACATCGTGAAACCCTCGAGTGCCTTGTCGTAGTACGGGTCGTCGGTCACGCGCGCGACATCCTCGAAGAAGATGTTCGGGCTCTTGCCACCGAGCTCGAGCGTCACGGGGATGAGGTTCTGCGACGCGTACTGCATGATGAGCCGGCCGGTCGTGGTCTCTCCGGTGAACGCGATCTTGCGGATGCGCTTGTGCGACGCCAGCGGCGCACCGGCCTCGATGCCGAACCCGTTGACGATGTTCACGACGCCCGCCGGCAGCAGGTCGCCGATGATCTCGAAGAGGAACAGGATGGATGCCGGCGTCTGCTCGGCCGGCTTCAGCACCACGCAATTGCCCGCGGCCAGGGCGGGGGCAAGCTTCCACGTGGCCATGAGGATGGGGAAGTTCCACGGGATGATCTGCCCGACCACGCCCAGGGGCTCCTGGAAGTGGTACGCCACGGTGTTCTCGTCGAGCTGGCTGAGCGAGCCCTCCTGCGCGCGCAGCACCCCGGCGAAGTAGCGGAAGTGATCCACGGCGAGCGGGATGTCGGCGGCGAGCGTCTCGCGGATCGGCTTGCCGTTCTCCCACGTCTCGGCGACCGCGATCTTCTCGAGGTTCTCCTCGATGCGGTCGGCGATCTTGTTGAGGATGATCGCCCGCTCGGCGGGGCTGGTGCGACGCCAGTCGGCGAACGCCTTCCAGGCGACGTCGACGGCACGGTCGATGTCCTCGACGGTGCCGCGGGCGACCTCGGTGAAGGGCTTCCCCGTCACCGGGGTGATGTCCTCGAAGTACTCCCCCTTGATCGGGTCGACCCACTCGCCCCCGATGTAGTGCCCGTAGCGGGAGCGGTACTCGGCCAGCGAGCCGTGCTCACCGGGGGCGGCGTAGACGCTCGAGACGCCCTCTTCGACGATCGTCATGTCTGTCTCCTTCGACTGTCCATGGGTGGTGTGCTGCGCGGGCGCGACGACCCTGCTGCTGCCGGGCACGCTACGCCCCGCGAGGTTGCATCGGGTTGCGCGCGCTCACGCCTCGAGAACGGCGAGGCGGGCGACGACAGCCGAGCGGCGCGGCGAGCGCGGCGGCAGCATCGCGAGGCACAGCCGCAGCAGCTCGACGTCGTGCTCCCCCTCGGCCGTGTCGGCGAAGGCCAGCAGCACATCCACGCTCGCCTCGCCCAC is a genomic window containing:
- the exaC gene encoding acetaldehyde dehydrogenase ExaC → MTIVEEGVSSVYAAPGEHGSLAEYRSRYGHYIGGEWVDPIKGEYFEDITPVTGKPFTEVARGTVEDIDRAVDVAWKAFADWRRTSPAERAIILNKIADRIEENLEKIAVAETWENGKPIRETLAADIPLAVDHFRYFAGVLRAQEGSLSQLDENTVAYHFQEPLGVVGQIIPWNFPILMATWKLAPALAAGNCVVLKPAEQTPASILFLFEIIGDLLPAGVVNIVNGFGIEAGAPLASHKRIRKIAFTGETTTGRLIMQYASQNLIPVTLELGGKSPNIFFEDVARVTDDPYYDKALEGFTMFALNQGEVCTCPSRALIQRSIYDSFLADGLERVAKVRQGNPLDPETMIGAQASNDQLEKILSYIDIGTQGGAKLLTGGERVDLGGDLTGGYYVAPTVFEGSNDMRIFQEEIFGPVLSVTSFDDFDDGISIANDSLYGLGAGVWSRTGDIAYRAGRAIEAGRVWTNTYHQYPAHAAFGGYKQSGIGRENHLKMLDHYQQTKNLLVSYAEGPMGFF
- a CDS encoding DUF779 domain-containing protein, translated to METTFSRVAVTDAAAALLRDLTAQHGPLMFHQSGGCCDGSAPMCFPVGMFLTGPSDVHLASLEVGRDDPIEVFISEAQFEYWKYTHLTIDVVPGRGAGFSVESPTGMRFIVRSRMLTGPELAHFGLAPA